The sequence GAAGTCGATCAGTTGCGCGAGAAGCTGCTCGATACCGCGCAGTCGTGGAATATCTGAAGCTCGCGGGATTCCGGGCGGCGCGCGCGCTGCTTTCATCGGCCTTTCGTCGCGGCAGGCCGGCATCCTGACGGCGGCGGCCCAGCGCTTCGGCCGATCCGTCCCCGGAAATACGGCCCGCGACCGGGCTCGTCCGCACCGGTTTCGGCCACCATTGCGCGCCCATTCCGCACCGATTCGCGCCGCGTTCTCCGCCTGGTTAACCGCCCGCCAGGCCCGCCGCGACAGGCCGGACGACGGATCCGCGCGAAAATCAGCCCTTGCCCCAACTTCCCGGACAGCCGATACTCGCATATTCCGCGAAATACGATCCCCCCGGACCCAATCCACGGTAATTCCTATGAGCACGATTCTCGAAAGCCTCCCGACCGGCCAGAAGGTCGGTATCGCCTTCTCCGGCGGCCTGGACACCAGCGCCGCGCTGCACTGGATGAAACTGAAGGGCGCCGTCCCGTACGCATACACGGCGAACCTCGGCCAGCCTGACGAAGACGATTACGACGCGATCCCGAAGCGTGCGATCGAATACGGCGCAGCTGGTGCCCGCCTGATCGACTGCCGCGCGCAGCTCGTCGCCGAAGGCATCGCGGCGCTGCAAAGCGGCGCATTCCATATCACGACGGCCGGCGTCACGTACTTCAATACCACGCCGATCGGCCGCGCCGTGACGGGCACGATGCTCGTCGCCGCGATGAAGGAAGACGGCGTCAACATCTGGGGCGACGGCAGCACGTACAAGGGCAACGACATCGAGCGGTTCTACCGCTACGGCCTGCTCGTGAACCCGGACCTGAAGATCTACAAGCCGTGGCTCGACCAGACCTTCATCGACGAGCTCGGTGGCCGCGCCGAAATGTCGGAATTCATGCGCCAGGCGGGCTTCGCATACAAGATGTCGGCCGAGAAGGCCTATTCGACCGATTCGAACCTGCTCGGTGCGACGCACGAGGCGAAGGATCTCGAAAGCCTCGAAAGCGGCATCAAGATCGTGAACCCGATCATGGGCGTCGCGTTCTGGCGCGACGACGTGAAGATCGCCGCCGAAGAAGTGACGGTGCGCTTCGAAGCCGGCCAGCCGGTCGCGCTGAACGGCGTCGAGTTTACGGACCCGGTCGAGCTGCTGCTGGAAGCCAACCGCATCGGCGGCCGCCACGGCCTCGGCATGAGCGACCAGATCGAGAACCGGATCATCGAGGCGAAGAGCCGCGGCATCTATGAAGCCCCGGGCCTCGCGCTGCTGTACATCGCGTACGAGCGTCTCGTCACCGGCATCCACAACGAAGACACGATCGAGCAGTACCGCGAGAACGGCCGCCGTCTCGGCCGCCTGCTGTACCAGGGCCGCTGGTTCGACCCGCAGGCGATCATGCTGCGTGAAACCGCGCAACGCTGGGTCGCGCGCGCCATCACCGGCGAAGTGAAGATCGAACTGCGCCGCGGCAACGACTACTCGATCCTGAGCACGAAGTCGCCGAACCTCACGTACCAGCCGGAACGCCTGTCGATGGAGAAGGTGGCATCGACGTTCTCGCCGCGCGACCGGATCGGCCAGCTGACGATGCGCAACCTCGACATCACCGATACGCGCGACAAGCTGCGCGTGTATTCGCAAGTCGGCTTGCTGACGCCGAGCGAATCGTCGGCGTTGCCGCAGATCAAGAGCGATAGCGACAAGTAAGTCGCTTCGCCAACGGCCGGGTGCGTATCCGCAAAGGATAGGCGGCCCGGTCGGGCAGGCTGTGCGTGCTTCGTTGCGTGTGCGGCCTGCTTGTCCCTCCCCCTTCCGTTTTTCCGCCGATCGCACGCACGGGCGTTGACGCCTCCCGCGTTGCCCCGCGATCACGTACCCAGCTTCAACATCTTCCCGTCACGCTATCCCGCGCGTGCCGCCATCGCACGGCCCTGCAACGCCCGCGCAATCGTGGCAAGCTGCGAGTCGTCCGATACCGGCTTTCCCTCATGACACCCGTCACCGTCATCCACCTGAACGGCCCGATCAACAGCGGCAAGACGACGATCGGTCTCGCGCTCGCACGCGTGCTGCCCGATGCGCGCTTCATCGACGGCGACGATCACGATGCACCCGACGATGCGCCGTTCGACGTGCAGTGGGCGATCGCGCTGGAGCGCCTCGTCACGCAGATCGCGCAGGCCCGCGAGCGTCATCTGGTGATTGCCTATCCGATCGGCGAAGCGGAATTCGAGCGGCTGCGCGCCGCCTGCGATGCGCGCGCTGCACGGTTTTTCGTCGTCACGCTCGCGCCGCCCGAAGCGGTCGCGGCTTCGAATCGCGGCTCGCGCGCGCTGACGGATTGGGAGCGGCAGCGTATCGCCGAGATGTATCGGGAAGGGTATGCGGCGCGGCCATTCAGCCAGATGGTGCTGGATACGTCCGACGCGACGCCCGATGGATGTGCGGTTCGCATCGCGCAACACGTCGCGGCGACGCAGTCGTAATGCCTGCACCTGCACGCGCCCGTCGAGCCGACGTGAAGTTCCATGCGCTGACGCTGACGCATGGCTGATCGCGCATCACCACGCATTGCGCCGGACAGGCACGCGATGCGCGCTGTCCGGCGTGTCGGCGCAAACGCCGCGCTTACGGGTGATGCCGCACGCCCGGCACGGCCGCCTCCCTCACGCTCTTCCGGCTCAGCATCAGCGTGACGATCGCCGATACCGCGAGCGTGCCCGCCACCACGTAGAGCCCCGCCGCATACCCGCCCGTTGCATTCTTCAGCCAGCCGATCGCGAACGGCCCGACAAACCCGCCGAGATTGCCGATCGAGTTGATCATCGCGATCCCCGCGGCCGCGCCGGCGCCGGACAGGAATGCGCTCGGCATCGCCCACAGCGGCGCCTTCGCGGCGCTGATCCCGATGTTGACGACGACCAGCGCGAGCACGGTCAGCAGCGCGGTGCTCGCCTGCCCCGCGAACACGAAGCCGATACACGCGAGCACGCACGGAATCACGACGTGCCATGTGCGCTCGCCGGTGCGATCCGAATGCCGCGCCCAGACGATCATCGCGACGACGGCGGCGATGCTCGGGATGCCGGTCAGCAAGCCCGTCTGCAGCGCGGTGAAGCCGAACTGCTTGACCATCAGCGGCGCCCACAGGCCGAGCGTGTACAGCCCCGCCGACGTGCCGAAGTAGATCAGCGCGAGCGCCAGCACGCGCGGATCGCGCAGTGCCTGCCACGCGCCGGCCGTGTGCCCGGCATGCGTGTGACGCACGTCGGCTTCGGCTTTCAGCTTCGCGATCAGCCAGTCGCGCTCGTCCGCCCGCAGCCACGTGGCCTTCGACGGCGAATCGGTCATGCACTTGAGCACGACGAAGCCGAGCACGACCGCCGGCAGCGCTTCGACGATGTACAGCATCTGCCAGTCGGCGAGCCCGAACATCGGCGGCATCTGCATGATCGCGCCCGACAGCGGCGACCCGATCGCGGTCGAGATCGGCGCGGCCGCCATGAACCACGCGGCGGCCACCGCGCGCTGCTTCGCGGGGAACCACAGGCCCAGGTACAGGATGATGCCGGGGAAGAACCCGGCTTCGGCCATGCCGAGCAGGAAGCGCAGCACGTAGAAGCTCGTCGGCCCGGCCGCGAACGCGGACACGGCCGACACGATGCCCCAGGTGACCATCACGCGCGCGATCCAGATGCGGGCGCCGACGCGGTGGAGGATCAGGTTGGACGGCACCTCGAACAGGAAGTAGCCGATGAAGAACAGGCCGCCGCCGAACCCGAACGCGGTCGGCGACAGGCCGATCGCCTTGTTCATCGTCATCGCGGCGAAGCCGACGTTGACGCGATCGAGAAAGCTGACGAAGTACAGCAGCATCACGAACGGAATGATGCGCCACATCAGTTTCCGCGCGACGCGGGTTTCGAGATCCGTTTGCATGTGTCTCCTCCTTCGAGGTCGAGCCGTGCTCTGTCTGTGAATGCCGGCCGGCGCCGCAACGAAGCGTGCGGGCCGGCGCCCGGCTCGCGTCGGATGCGCGAGTCACGGGCAGGAAATTCCCGGGGAGCGATGCGCGGGCGGCGGCCGGTTACCGGTTGCGCACGCGCATCGCCGCCTTGCTCGTCAGGCTGCGACCGCCGCATGCGCGACGCGCGCGCAGACGGCCGCCGTCACCTGCGCGGTCGTCGCGCTACCGCCGAGGTCGCGCGTGTGCAGCGACGGGTCGGCCGTCACGGCCTCGATCGCCTGCATCACGCGCGCGGCGGCCGCCGTTTCACCGAGATGCTCGAGCAGCATCACGACCGACCAGAACGTGCCGACCGGATTCGCGAGCCCCTTGCCCATGATGTCGAATGCGGAGCCGTGGATCGGCTCGAACATCGACGGATAGCGGCGCTCGGGATCGATGTTGCCGGTCGGTGCGATGCCGAGGCTGCCGGCGAGCGCGGCGGCAAGATCGCTGAGGATGTCCGCGTGCAGGTTGGTCGCGACGATCGTGTCGAGCGACGCCGGCCGGTTGACCATGCGCGCGGTTGCCGCATCGACGAGTTCCTTGTCCCACGTCACGTCGGGGAATTCCTGCGCGATCTGCTTCGCGATCTCGTCCCACATCACCATCGCGTGCCGCTGCGCGTTGCTCTTCGTGATCACGGTCAGCAGCTTGCGCGGCCGCGACTGCGCGAGCCGGAACGCGAAGCGCATGATGCGTTCGACGCCGGCGCGCGTGAGGATCGACACGTCGGTCGCGGCCTCGATCGGATGGCCCTGGTGCACGCGGCCGCCGACGCCCGCGTATTCGCCTTCGGAGTTCTCGCGGACGATCACCCAGTTCAGGTCGTCCGGCCCGCAGCGCTTCAGCGGCGCGTCGATGCCGGGCAGGATGCGCGTCGGGCGCACGTTCGCGTACTGGTCGAAGCCCTGGCAGATCTTCAGGCGCAGCCCCCACAGCGTCACGTGGTCGGGCACGTCGGGATCGCCCGCCGAGCCGAACAGGATCGCGTCCTTGCCGCGCAGCGCGTCGAGGCCGTCGGCCGGCATCATCGCGCCGTGCTGGCGGTAATAATCGGCGCCCCAGTCGAAATCCTCGAACTCGAACGCAAAGCGGTCGCTGCCGCGGGCCAGTGCTTCCAGCAGCTGCTTGCCGGCCGGCACCACTTCCTTGCCGATGCCGTCGCCGGGAATCGTTGCGATACGGTAGGTTTTCATGCGGACATCCTCGATTGATCGTGAGCGTGAACGCACTTTACCGAACCAAAAGTGCAGGAACCGGTGCTAGACTCAAAGCATCTTTAACTTAAATTCACGAATCCCGTCATGGCGGATACCGTCCAGCCGGCCGATCTCGGCTTCTTCTCGACGCTGGCCGCGTCGGGCAGCCTGAGCGCGGCCGCGCGCGAACTCGGGCTGACCGCGGCGGCCGTCAGCAAGCGGCTCACGCAGATGGAGCGACGCGCGGGCGTGACGCTCGTCAACCGCACGACGCGGCGGATGATGCTCACGCCCGAAGGCGACGTGTATCTCGACTACGCGCGCCGGATCCTCGATCAGGTGGACGAACTCGGCGAGCTGCTCGGCAGCGCGAAGCAGCGCCCGAAGGGGCTGCTGCGCGTGAATGCGACGCTCGGCTTCGGGCGCAGCCACGTCGGCCCCGCGATCTCACGCTTCGTCGCGCGCTATCCGGAAGTGTCGGTGCAGCTGCAGCTGTCGGTGATGCCGCCGCCGCTCACCGACGACGCGTTCGACGTGTGCATCCGCTTCGGCGAGCCGCCCGATTCGCGCGTCGTCGCGCGGCGGCTCGCGCCGAACCGCCGGCTGCTGTGCGCGGCGCCCGCGTATCTCGCACGGCACGGGATGCCCGGCACGCCGCACGACCTGACGCGCCACAACTGCATCGGCATCCGGCAGGGCGACGAGGGTTATGGAATTTGGCGCCTGACGAGCGGGCGCGGTGCGGCACGCAACACCGAAGCCGTGCGAATCAACGGCAACCTGACGACGAACGACGGCGAGATCGCCGTGAAGTGGGCGCTCGACGGGCACGGGATCCTGATGCGCGCCGAATGGGATCTCCGCGACTATCTCGCCGATGGCCGCCTCGTGGTCGTGCTGCCCGACCACGAAACGCCGAGCGCCGACATCTATGCGGTGTACGCGCAGCGTCACCAGATGTCCACGCGGATTCGCGCGTTCGTGGATTTTCTGGCGGATGAGTTGGGGCGGTTGAAAGGCGCGTAGCGCGCCGTCGGCAACGGCCGCGCGCCGAACCGAATACAATGCCCCGATCCCCCGCCGCTGCGCCAACCTGCCGGAGCCGCCATGTTCGACCTGACCACGCTGACCACCTTCACGGCCGTCGTTCTCGGCCTGTTCCTGATCCCCGGTCCCGCCGTGCTGCTCGTGCTGAGCCGCACCGTGCAGGGCGGGCGCAAGACCGGCATCCTGACCGGCCTCGGCGTCGCCAGCGGCGACTTCGTGCATACGCTGTTCGCGGCCGTCGGGCTGTCCGCGCTGCTGATGACGTCGGCGCTTGCGTTCAACGTCGTGAAGCTGGTCGGCGCCGCGTACCTGATCTATCTCGGCGTGCGCGCGCTGCTGGAGAAGCAGTCCGATCCGTCGCTGCCGACCGTGTCGCCCGTCACGCCGCTCAAGGCGTACCTGCAGGCGATTCCCGCCGAAGTGCTCAATCCGAAGACCGCGCTGTTCTTCCTCGCGTTCATGCCGCAGTTCGTGCATCCGGAACGCGGCTCGACGTTCGTGCAGTTCGCGGTGCTCGGGCTGATCTTCGTCGTGCTCAGCTCGCTCTACACGACGCTGATCGCGTGCTCGATCCGCCCGCTCGGCCGCATCGTGAAGCGGCTGACGTGGCTCACACGCTGGCAGGGCAAGATCATCGGCTCGATCTTCATCACGCTCGGGCTGCGCGTGGCCGTGCAGCAGCGCTGATGCGCGCGAGCGCATGACGTTTGGCGCGGCGCCCGCCGGCGAAGCCCTTTACACCGACCCGCGCCTCGTCGCAATCCACGACCTGTTCAACGCGGGCGATCACGATTTTGCGTTCTACGCAGCCCTGATCGGCACCGCGCGCCAACGCGTTCTCGATCTCGGCTGCGGCACCGGCACGTTCGCGCGCCAGCTCGCGGCGGCCGGGCACGACGTCGTCGATCTCCATCATGCGGTGGCACCGTTCGCCGACGCGACGAGCGCGGAGATCATCGCGATCTGCCGCGCCTGAGTGCGTTCGGCCGCGTCAGCCCGCAACGGGCAGCGTGTCCACCGCATACGCGTGCCGGAGCGTGCGGCCCAGCACCGGATCCTCCAGCTCGACCTCGAACCGCTCGGCCGGCCGGATGCCGCCGATCGCCGCAAGCGTGCCGCACAGCATCGCGGTACCGTCGGCGAAGCGGCCGTCGTGGCGCGCGAACTGCGCGAGCAGATCGTCGGGCGCGCGCATCGCCGTGACCTTGCCCTCCTGATACAGCACGCGCTCGCCGTCGATCGTCGCGTACGCGCGCAGCACGAGCTGATCCCAGTGGCCGGCCACATCGTCGAACTTCCACAGTGTGTTCGCGCACGGCTTGCCGCACATCTGCTTCGACACGGTGATCCCGTAGGTCTCGACCTCGCGGTCGGTGTGGTCGGACGCGATGCCGACGAAGGTCTCGCCGCCGTCCCGCACCAGCACGAATTCCGCTTCGCCGCTGCTCTGCCCGCCCGATACCTGGATCGCGGGCGACGGATCGAGGCGATCGGCCGCGACGCGGTAGAACACCGGCGTCGTCGCCGGGCGCTTGACGCCGAGTTCCTCCAGCTCGCGAATGTGCTGCTCCATGGCGGCCGTATCGCGGCCGGTCCAGCCCGCGATCACGAGCGTGTCGATCGAAATCGCGCG comes from Burkholderia pyrrocinia and encodes:
- a CDS encoding LysE family translocator, producing the protein MFDLTTLTTFTAVVLGLFLIPGPAVLLVLSRTVQGGRKTGILTGLGVASGDFVHTLFAAVGLSALLMTSALAFNVVKLVGAAYLIYLGVRALLEKQSDPSLPTVSPVTPLKAYLQAIPAEVLNPKTALFFLAFMPQFVHPERGSTFVQFAVLGLIFVVLSSLYTTLIACSIRPLGRIVKRLTWLTRWQGKIIGSIFITLGLRVAVQQR
- a CDS encoding LysR substrate-binding domain-containing protein, translated to MADTVQPADLGFFSTLAASGSLSAAARELGLTAAAVSKRLTQMERRAGVTLVNRTTRRMMLTPEGDVYLDYARRILDQVDELGELLGSAKQRPKGLLRVNATLGFGRSHVGPAISRFVARYPEVSVQLQLSVMPPPLTDDAFDVCIRFGEPPDSRVVARRLAPNRRLLCAAPAYLARHGMPGTPHDLTRHNCIGIRQGDEGYGIWRLTSGRGAARNTEAVRINGNLTTNDGEIAVKWALDGHGILMRAEWDLRDYLADGRLVVVLPDHETPSADIYAVYAQRHQMSTRIRAFVDFLADELGRLKGA
- a CDS encoding shikimate kinase, with translation MTPVTVIHLNGPINSGKTTIGLALARVLPDARFIDGDDHDAPDDAPFDVQWAIALERLVTQIAQARERHLVIAYPIGEAEFERLRAACDARAARFFVVTLAPPEAVAASNRGSRALTDWERQRIAEMYREGYAARPFSQMVLDTSDATPDGCAVRIAQHVAATQS
- a CDS encoding MFS transporter, with the translated sequence MQTDLETRVARKLMWRIIPFVMLLYFVSFLDRVNVGFAAMTMNKAIGLSPTAFGFGGGLFFIGYFLFEVPSNLILHRVGARIWIARVMVTWGIVSAVSAFAAGPTSFYVLRFLLGMAEAGFFPGIILYLGLWFPAKQRAVAAAWFMAAAPISTAIGSPLSGAIMQMPPMFGLADWQMLYIVEALPAVVLGFVVLKCMTDSPSKATWLRADERDWLIAKLKAEADVRHTHAGHTAGAWQALRDPRVLALALIYFGTSAGLYTLGLWAPLMVKQFGFTALQTGLLTGIPSIAAVVAMIVWARHSDRTGERTWHVVIPCVLACIGFVFAGQASTALLTVLALVVVNIGISAAKAPLWAMPSAFLSGAGAAAGIAMINSIGNLGGFVGPFAIGWLKNATGGYAAGLYVVAGTLAVSAIVTLMLSRKSVREAAVPGVRHHP
- the argG gene encoding argininosuccinate synthase; this encodes MSTILESLPTGQKVGIAFSGGLDTSAALHWMKLKGAVPYAYTANLGQPDEDDYDAIPKRAIEYGAAGARLIDCRAQLVAEGIAALQSGAFHITTAGVTYFNTTPIGRAVTGTMLVAAMKEDGVNIWGDGSTYKGNDIERFYRYGLLVNPDLKIYKPWLDQTFIDELGGRAEMSEFMRQAGFAYKMSAEKAYSTDSNLLGATHEAKDLESLESGIKIVNPIMGVAFWRDDVKIAAEEVTVRFEAGQPVALNGVEFTDPVELLLEANRIGGRHGLGMSDQIENRIIEAKSRGIYEAPGLALLYIAYERLVTGIHNEDTIEQYRENGRRLGRLLYQGRWFDPQAIMLRETAQRWVARAITGEVKIELRRGNDYSILSTKSPNLTYQPERLSMEKVASTFSPRDRIGQLTMRNLDITDTRDKLRVYSQVGLLTPSESSALPQIKSDSDK
- a CDS encoding tartrate dehydrogenase; protein product: MKTYRIATIPGDGIGKEVVPAGKQLLEALARGSDRFAFEFEDFDWGADYYRQHGAMMPADGLDALRGKDAILFGSAGDPDVPDHVTLWGLRLKICQGFDQYANVRPTRILPGIDAPLKRCGPDDLNWVIVRENSEGEYAGVGGRVHQGHPIEAATDVSILTRAGVERIMRFAFRLAQSRPRKLLTVITKSNAQRHAMVMWDEIAKQIAQEFPDVTWDKELVDAATARMVNRPASLDTIVATNLHADILSDLAAALAGSLGIAPTGNIDPERRYPSMFEPIHGSAFDIMGKGLANPVGTFWSVVMLLEHLGETAAAARVMQAIEAVTADPSLHTRDLGGSATTAQVTAAVCARVAHAAVAA
- a CDS encoding DUF2848 domain-containing protein, whose product is MKTITFAIDGRDGRTERAISIDTLVIAGWTGRDTAAMEQHIRELEELGVKRPATTPVFYRVAADRLDPSPAIQVSGGQSSGEAEFVLVRDGGETFVGIASDHTDREVETYGITVSKQMCGKPCANTLWKFDDVAGHWDQLVLRAYATIDGERVLYQEGKVTAMRAPDDLLAQFARHDGRFADGTAMLCGTLAAIGGIRPAERFEVELEDPVLGRTLRHAYAVDTLPVAG